The Loxodonta africana isolate mLoxAfr1 chromosome 1, mLoxAfr1.hap2, whole genome shotgun sequence genomic sequence CAGTGATTTTAGGTTTTGGAGAGTCAAAGTAAAATGTTTCATCAGTTACCACCTCTGTACTTCCTTTATTCTGATCCTGAAGTAAATTCTTGAGGTCTGTTTCAAGAAGGGCTGGCCAAATCTCAAACCCTGGACCCACTCACCACCACCAAGTACAAATTTCTCCGCTTGCTATACATATTCCTTCTGGGATCTTTCCCTACATTCCTTACTCCCTTTCTGAAACTGGTTCGGACTCCCCCTCCTAACCCTTTCTTCTGCTGTAAGACCACTAAATGATGTGATGTTAGAACCCATTCTCACTGGATCCTCCCCATTCTCACTGGATCCTCCCTCTGGCCATCCTGTCATAAATCACACATCTAATTCAGCAAAAAAAACACTGCATGCTTTGAGTTCTCACTGTCGGGATCAGCTCTTCTGTGACGAGGATGCAAGACAGCTGTTCACATGTCCCTTGAGAGAAGGAAGAGGATACTTCTACAGCAACGAGATGTCAAGAGGTGTGTGGAATGAAGAGAGCAGTAAAACTCTCAACCTCTTTAATGTGAGGAAAGCTTCCCATGACTGTGGTCAGATGAGTGATAAGACTAAACTCTGCCTGGTACCACTGAAAACGGTCAGCACTGACATCGTTTGTAAAGATAGTACTAAAGAATGgtttttaaaatatctaaaaacaacaacgacaacataattTGGCTGACTCACCACAACACTGATTAGAGTCTAACGAAAAATAACATCGAGCAGGACCATTTACTAGCACAATGCCTGCCACTAATATAGGGCAGCACAACTGTGATCACATACAAAAGTCAGTACCAGTCAAAGCATACTGATTTCATGGCAACAGTAACCTCTGTCCATGCATGTTGCCCTCATGCAGTTTGGCTGCATGTTCACCTGCTAACAAGTTTTGTTGTTAATTAGATCCTGCTTCTCACACACTGCTGTGAACCTCTGTAAAAACCAAGGCCCGTACGCCTCTAAGACATCAATTCAAAGCCCTGACGCCTAATCGCAATGTGGTGGTCAAGAAGCTGTGGTTGCCTCCATGTGGGAATCACCTCATCTCAGGTGAGGGttgtctgtcagcatcctgctaaTATAGCAACGTTGGCCGAATGCAGCCGGACGGCACGCCCCCCACACATCCACCGCCGCCTCCCAGGCGGGGCCTACTGCAGCCGCCAAGCTCTCGCTAGAAGGAAGTGCCTGCACCCGGAAGAGCCTGGTGTTCCGAAGCCCCAAACAAAGCCGGCAGGGAACGTCATCGCTACCACCCTGCGAGGTCGTCTTGACGACCCGCCCACAACACCTGGCAACCTGGACCATTCAGGGACACCGCAAAAAAATGGAGGAGATTTCAGAAGGGGTTTTGGACAACTCCTTGGAATCTGAAAGCACAGCCGAGCCAACTGCCGGCCAATCTGGCGACCAGAAAGAAGGCAACTGGACGAACCAAGCTGAAGGGGAGGCAGTTTACCAGAGTGATCATGAAATAGTTGGCCAAGCTGCCCAAAGAGTGTCTCCCCAGGCTGACCTCAGTATCTATGGccgggaagaccaaagaatttcaGAACAGACTGGGCCCAGAACATCTGGTCAGGCAGACCACAGAGCATCGAAACTTGCTGACACTGCCGACCATACAGCATCTGATAAGGCTGACCAAAGAATGTTTGATCCCATGACATCTGGCCAAGCTAATAACGTAGAGTTAGCACATGATCGAAAGATGTCTGGCCAGGCTGACCAAAGAACTTCTGGACAGACTGACCACAGATTATCCGGCCAAGCTGACCGAAGAACTTCTGAACAGACTCGCCACAGATTGTCCACCCAGGCTGACCGAAGAACTTCTGAACAGACTGACCGCAGATTGTCCTTCCAGGCTGACCGAAGAACTTCTGAACAGACTGACCGCAGATTGTCCACCCAGGCTGACCGAAGGACTTCTGAACAGACTGACCGCAGATTGTCCTTCCTGGCTGACCGAAGGACTTCTGAACAGACTGACCGCAGATTGTCCTTCCTGGCTGACCGAAGAACTTCTGAACAGACTGACCACAGAATGTCCATCCAGGCTGACCAAAGAACTTCTGGACAGACTGGCCACAGATTGTCCAGCCAGGCTGATCGAAGAACTTCCAAACAGAGTGACGGAAAATTGTCCATCCCAGCTGACCAAAGAATTTCTGAACAGACTGACCACAGATCGTCTGGCCTAGCCGACCAAAAAGCACAGACTTACCATGTCATTAAACCAGCTAAACATGAGGATGACTACAGTAAATCTGACCTTTTTGAGAATAGAGTAGATTACCAGGCTGACCACCTAGTGGACAAACAGGATTACTACAATGAAGATTACTTGACTGATTACGGAGCAAGTGGCCAGTTTAGCTATAGTACATTTACCCAGTTTGAGGATAGCAAGGAGGACAAAGAGGATGACTATAGAGTACAGCCCTGCAAATTTAAGGATAGCCAAACAGACCTCAGTAGTTCCAAGGTTTCACTTGCAGtagaaactgaaatgaaaagtgCAACCTTTCTTCAAACCTACAACCCATCGGATTCCAGATTAACCAATTTTTTCCCAGCAAAAGACCAAACCCCTTTCCAAAGATTTCCCTCTATCCCAACCAAATTGGACTCTACCCTCGGTCAAGGAAAATCTCAAGCCATAGAAACCACACCTGTAGGTTAAAGGGGCATTTCGTTAACTACCTGGGTGTTTGGATGCCAAGCAAGGGTTTGTGGTGGGGAAGAGAGTAGGGGAATATGTTGGATCAAGGATGAGGAGTAAACCCACATGTTGAAGGACAGGAGGAGGGTGGGAAATAAAAAGTTGTTTTGCCTTCTCTACTAATCTCAGTCCATTCAGGAAGGATCAATGAACCAGAATTTAGGAGACCTGGATGTTAAATCTTGACTCCCGCTAACTCTGTAAAACACTCGTTTCCTCTCTCTGGGCTTCTACCAATGGAAAGAAATTTGGATTAGATTGGAAATTCCTATGAAGGATTTAGACGAGATTCCTAAAGTACCTCGCAGGATTCAAGGTGCATTATATTGCCTAGAGGATCATCTGGGTCTCTTATATAAAAATGTGTCTTTTCTCCAACTCTCAGTATTCAGACCCCATCAACACTAGATTCCATtgataacaacaaaaatttcTGGGATTTTATGATATATTAAATCATAATAAGTATTCCCTTTGGGGGGGATATTTCAATTTCAGGATTATATTTCACAATTTGAGCAAGAAAAGAGTTTTTACGAACACAAGCAAACTTATAGGAAGAGGTTCCCTTCTATGGTGTATGACGATCCTTACCAAGTTGCACTCCGGTACATGGAAAAGCACAATATTCTGCAAATATTCCAGGTAAACCTCCTAAACCCTCTCTTTAATTGTAACTTTTACAGTAATTATAATTCAAAAGACAAACTTTGACCTGGCTTTCAAGAGGCACAAGAAATGACCTTTGCTGTAAAAGGGATATAATGTAAGTAAGAAGTCACTAAATGTATTAAGATATATTGATCAAAGGTAAATGATAAACAGCAAGTGAACAATACTGTCATATTAAACCTTTCAGAGGGATTAGAAATAAAGCGGTTTTCTTGATAGGGAAAAATTTGGACAAGCATTAAAGTTTGAGTCAGGCTAGGAAGGAAGGACAAAATGCTGgcaattaaaaaagagagaaaaaggcttTTCAGGCAGGAGTATAATACTTTCAAAAAGATGACCAATCTCATGACTGTTTAATAAGCCACCCTCTctcccgttgctgttgagtcaattccgactcatagcggccctataggacagagtagaacggccccatagagtttccaaggagcgcctggtggatttgaactgccagcctttaggttagcagccgtagcacttaaccactatgccaccagggtttccgccaccctctttgggaggaaaaaaaagagttaGAAGTTACTTCTAACTCTCGAAATCACAAATCTCACTGACCTTAGGATAAGGTGCTGGAACCTTCTTTAAAGTTTGACATTCCTTGGCCAATGTGGAATTAGAAGACTGGATTACCACCTTTGAGCGTGTGTGCGCACGCACGCACGTGCTGTCCCATGCGCTCACATGAGCAGGCTtagtggggtttttgtttgtttgcctgaCACTTATTTTTATGTTAATGTTAATGTTAATGTTATGACATAGCAATGcacgtatacatatataataacGTAGGTATATGAAGTAACTTTGTGGTTAGAAAGGTATAAAATAATAACCCACCTCAAATGAAAACAAACTGGAAAAGTTTGAAGGGGTACAGAGGGAAGACAACAGCTTTTGTAATTTGGTAGCCCAAGGCTCAAATCCTAACTTTGctacttattattttgtgatttggagAAAATTACTAAACTTCtgcaagtctcagtttcctcagagagaatgAAGATTAGTAATACCTACTTCCATTACCCTGCCCTATGCCTCTTCTTTCTTGAAATGTGTCTTTGTTGGGAGAGTGCCAACGGGTGGGTTTTCTGGCTTTAATCAAAGAACTACTAATTATTAAACTGAAGGATGAAAGTTATTGAAGAAAGTAATGTTATTAGTCTataaattttcttcatctttcaaagaaaaataatgcTTATTCATGCAACATTCCTATAAGAAAAGTTTGTTATCAAACAGATGTTCAATAGAAATACATAATGAATGGCATGCGTGTATTAAACAGACCTGAACGTTTTATACCTGAAATTTTCCCTGTTGTTATTCCCTGCAAATGAGACTCATGCATACTTTATTATAATTTTCAGGTTATTCAACTGCAACAAAAAGCATGGAAGTGATTCTCTGAAGTTTTACTTATAATTTGTCATTCATTCTTACAAACACTCACCATCATTTTCACCTTTTAGAATcaaatacctcagaagaaaggttctATGTAAAATCATGTGGCATTTTTTACCTTAAAGACTTCTTTTGACAAATCTTCAAAGCACATATTTATTAGTTTCTCAGTCTAACAAGATCACAATTCTCAAAGACTTTCTTCAAAAAGTAGTCTTTCACTAACTCTTTGATCTTGGAAACTGGTAAAAACATCTATTGTTGTTCAGTACTAAATGTTGTATTCCTCTGAATTTTACCTTAATTTGCCTAATTTCATCAGTAGCAGGAAAGTAAATTGTCACTTTTGACAGATGAATTTCATCAAAATGTTGTGGCACATTTTAGGTTAGTGCAAAAGATCGCATCAGATATGACCTGACCATGTAACTTTTGCTCACAACCGTAACGCAATCCTTTACGCTCTCTCAGCAGATCACTGAAAACTTAGTCTATGAAAGGCCAGAGGACCCTCTGCATTTTATGCTGTGCCAGGTATGGAAtcggagggaaaaaaaaaaaaaaaaaaacttttcctttttttattgtaaaatatagcACATATTGCAAGAGAGTATATAAGTCAAAACATGTACCACTCAGTGAATTATCGTGAAGTGAACATATCTGTAACTTCCATTCAGTTTTCCAAACTCAGCTTACTAATTCTGATGATTTCTTTGTAGATTCTTCGAGTGTTTCCATGTACGCCACCAATAGTGACAGTTTTATTCTGACCTttccaatcctttttttttttcttgtctttctgcATTTGTTATATATCTTCTCTTTGGCCCTTTAGACCTATCTTCCTCTCTTCTCTACCCTACGAAGAGGCTAACTTGCGTGGACTAGAAAAACAGGCTGTTATTCTTTCTGACTTCCAGCTGGGTTCAAccaatgggaaaccctggaggaagattggaagaagaaaaaaaggtgaaGTCAGATTTATTCCCCTGGCTTTCTCCGTATAAGGTCACCTTGATCCGCCTTTCTTCAGCTGTCAGAGGCCACTCCTTCTCTCAAGGCATCTAACGTCATATGACTCTCCCTTCTGAATTCCAGTTATGTTCTCTCCCTTTGTCCCATTAGCCCTAAGGCTAGTTCACCTACTACTAGCTTTGGATTATTGAATTATCCCCTCCGATtcccttgtcttaggctgggttctctggagaagcaaaaccagtgaagcatataaatatatataatgttgttatcaggtgccatCCAGCCtctttcgactcatagcaaccctatgtacaacagaacaaaacactgccgggtcccgTGCCATCCTGATTGTTGTTACAcgtgagcccgttgttgtagccactgcgtcaattcatcccatagagggtcttcctctttttcactgaccctctgccttaccaagcatgatgtccttctccagggaccagtcgcTCCTGATagcatctccaaagtatgtgaaatgaaatctccccatccttgcttctaaggagcactctggctgtacttcaaagacagatttgttcattcttttggcaatccatggtatattcaatattcttcactaacaccataattcaaaggcatcaattcttcttgggtcttcctttttcattgtacatctttcacatgcatatgaggcgattgaaaatgccatgacaTGGGTGagactcaccttagtccttaaagtgacatctttgctttttaacaccttaaggaggtcttttgcagcagatttgcccaatgcaatgtgtcatttgattccttgactgctgtttccatgggtgttgattggggatccaagtaaaatgaaatccttgacaacttcaatgttttctccattaatcatgatgttgtgcattggtctatttgtgaggatttttgttttccgtgtgttgagatgtaatccatactgaaggctgtagtctttgatcttcattagtaagtgctttaaatcctcttcactttcagcaagcaaggtagtgtcatctgcatatcgcaggttgttagtgagtcttcctccatcctgatgccctgttctttttcatgtagtccagtttctcgtattatttactcagcatacagattgaataagtatggtgaaaggatacaaccctaacgcatgcctttcctgactttaaagcatgcgatatcttcttgttctgtttgaacgactacctcttgatctatgtacaggttcctcatgagcacaattaagtgttctggaattcccattcttcccaatgttactcataatttgttatgatccacacggtcgcatgactttgcatagtcagtaaaatacaggcaaacattttctggtgttctctgctttcacccaggatccatctgacatcagcaatgatatccctggttccacatcctcttctgaatccagcttgaatttctggcagttccctgtcaatgtactgctgcaaccgtttttgaatgaagctcagcaaaattttacttgcctgtgatattagtgatattgttcaataatttccacatttgattggatcacctttcttgggaataggcatatatatggatctcttccagtcagttggccaggaggctgtcttccacatttcttggcatagacgagtgagcacttccagtgctgcatctttgttgaaacatctcagttggtattctgtcaattcctggagccttgtttttcaccaatgccttcagtgcagcttggacttcttccttcagtaccatcggttcctgatcatgtgctacctcctgaaatgactgaatgtcgaccaattctttttgaaactgactctgtgtattccttccatcttcttttgatgcttcctgtgtcgttcagtattttgcccataaaattcttcattattgtaactCGAGACTTaaattttgttcttcagttctttcagcttaagaaatgccgagtgtgttcatcccttttgattttctaactccaggtctttgcacatgtccttgtaatactttgccttcttgagccgtcctttgaaatttcagctcttttacttcatcatttttttctttc encodes the following:
- the TEX55 gene encoding testis-specific expressed protein 55; this translates as MSRGVWNEESSKTLNLFNVRKASHDCGQMSDKTKLCLVPLKTVSTDIVSGRHAPHTSTAASQAGPTAAAKLSLEGSACTRKSLVFRSPKQSRQGTSSLPPCEVVLTTRPQHLATWTIQGHRKKMEEISEGVLDNSLESESTAEPTAGQSGDQKEGNWTNQAEGEAVYQSDHEIVGQAAQRVSPQADLSIYGREDQRISEQTGPRTSGQADHRASKLADTADHTASDKADQRMFDPMTSGQANNVELAHDRKMSGQADQRTSGQTDHRLSGQADRRTSEQTRHRLSTQADRRTSEQTDRRLSFQADRRTSEQTDRRLSTQADRRTSEQTDRRLSFLADRRTSEQTDRRLSFLADRRTSEQTDHRMSIQADQRTSGQTGHRLSSQADRRTSKQSDGKLSIPADQRISEQTDHRSSGLADQKAQTYHVIKPAKHEDDYSKSDLFENRVDYQADHLVDKQDYYNEDYLTDYGASGQFSYSTFTQFEDSKEDKEDDYRVQPCKFKDSQTDLSSSKVSLAVETEMKSATFLQTYNPSDSRLTNFFPAKDQTPFQRFPSIPTKLDSTLGQGKSQAIETTPDYISQFEQEKSFYEHKQTYRKRFPSMVYDDPYQVALRYMEKHNILQIFQITENLVYERPEDPLHFMLCQP